From the Musa acuminata AAA Group cultivar baxijiao chromosome BXJ3-7, Cavendish_Baxijiao_AAA, whole genome shotgun sequence genome, one window contains:
- the LOC103992017 gene encoding protein EPIDERMAL PATTERNING FACTOR 1 gives MGPSSFLLLLAIVVLLAPADATARSIGQSPSGVSPSLTSGTPARSPTRLTAAGRAQGKLETLQVAGSSLPDCSHACGSCKPCRLVMVSFVCASLEEAETCPMAYKCMCNRRSYPVP, from the coding sequence ATGGGGCCTTcttctttcctcctcctcctcgccatcGTCGTCCTCCTTGCTCCTGCGGATGCCACTGCAAGAAGCATCGGCCAGTCTCCTTCAGGTGTGTCCCCTTCCCTGACGAGTGGAACCCCGGCGAGATCACCGACGAGGTTAACAGCAGCAGGGAGGGCACAGGGGAAGCTGGAGACGCTGCAGGTGGCCGGATCCAGTCTTCCGGACTGCTCCCATGCGTGCGGGTCATGCAAGCCCTGTCGCCTGGTGATGGTGAGCTTCGTGTGCGCGTCGTTGGAAGAGGCAGAGACATGTCCCATGGCATATAAGTGCATGTGCAACCGCAGGTCTTACCCTGTTCCCTGA